In Myripristis murdjan chromosome 9, fMyrMur1.1, whole genome shotgun sequence, the following proteins share a genomic window:
- the gp1bb gene encoding platelet glycoprotein Ib beta chain, with translation MMKRLLLLSLLLLLGVRGQNLAPCPNLCSCRGSQVDCSGRSLTSSSLPTRFPDGTTELRLHNNLLTSLPNNLLDSLTSLRSVSVYGNPWACDCGILYLRAWLRRQPAGGSSHQHANCSSPPRLRGRLVVDLTEEEVLESCHYWYCDLAVASQVCLFVFVLVQALLLVAVIFFLKKFERLSREARRAKEESFSVGQSLMENEYEPVKDSSI, from the coding sequence ATGATGAAGAGGCTTCTGCTCCTGAGTCTACTCCTCTTGTTGGGTGTCAGAGGTCAAAATTTAGCACCGTGTCCAAATCTTTGCTCCTGCCGTGGCAGTCAGGTGGACTGCAGCGGGAGGTCTCTCACCAGCTCCTCACTCCCCACCCGGTTCCCCGATGGCACCACTGAGCTCCGTCTCCATAACAACCTGCTGACCTCCCTCCCCAACAACCTGCTGGACTCCCTGACCTCCCTgcgctctgtctctgtgtacGGCAACCCATGGGCGTGTGACTGCGGCATCCTCTACCTGAGAGCCTGGCTGCGGCGCCAGCCTGCCGGCGGCTCGTCACACCAGCACGCCAACTGCAGCTCCCCTCCCAGGCTGAGGGGGAGGCTGGTGGTGGATCTAactgaggaggaggtgctggagtCCTGCCACTACTGGTACTGTGACCTGGCTGTGGCCTCGCaggtgtgtctgtttgtgtttgtgctggtgCAAGCGCTGCTGCTGGTGGCCGTCATCTTTTTCCTGAAGAAGTTTGAGAGGCTGTCCAGGGAGGCGAGGAGAGCCAAAGAGGAGAGCTTCTCTGTCGGGCAGAGCCTGATGGAAAACGAGTATGAGCCTGTGAAGGACAGCAGCATCTGA